Proteins encoded within one genomic window of Chlorobaculum sp. MV4-Y:
- a CDS encoding bifunctional methionine sulfoxide reductase B/A protein has translation MTYKELTPEEKRVIIDKGTERPFSGKYYLNKEKGVYHCKQCGAALFRSDAKFDSGTGWPSFDDAIPGAVRQESDRDGMRIEILCANCGGHLGHVFYNEGFTSKNARYCVNSVSLSFEPADKPATTTEKAVFAGGCFWGVEYHFKKTKGVLSTTVGYTGGKTAHPTYEQVCTGRTGHAEAIEVEFDPSVVTYEELAKLFFEIHDPTQVDRQGPDVGEQYRSAVFYQNEQQKKIAEALIEQLKKRGYDVVTSVEKGGEFWQAELYHQDYYEKTGHKPYCHIYQKRF, from the coding sequence ATGACTTACAAGGAGCTTACCCCTGAAGAGAAGCGGGTTATCATCGACAAGGGGACCGAAAGGCCATTCAGTGGCAAGTACTACCTGAACAAGGAAAAAGGGGTGTACCATTGCAAACAGTGCGGCGCGGCGCTTTTCCGGTCGGATGCCAAGTTCGATTCGGGCACCGGCTGGCCGAGTTTCGACGATGCCATTCCGGGCGCGGTCAGGCAGGAGAGCGACCGGGACGGAATGCGGATCGAGATTCTCTGCGCAAACTGCGGCGGCCACTTGGGGCATGTTTTCTACAATGAAGGCTTCACCTCGAAAAACGCCCGCTATTGCGTCAACTCGGTGTCGCTCTCCTTCGAACCTGCCGACAAACCCGCCACGACGACTGAAAAGGCGGTATTTGCAGGTGGATGTTTCTGGGGCGTCGAGTACCACTTCAAGAAGACGAAGGGAGTGCTCTCGACCACGGTAGGCTACACTGGGGGCAAAACCGCTCATCCCACCTACGAGCAGGTATGCACAGGCCGCACCGGTCATGCCGAGGCGATCGAGGTGGAGTTCGATCCGTCTGTGGTCACCTATGAGGAGCTTGCGAAGCTCTTTTTCGAGATTCACGATCCTACGCAGGTTGACCGGCAAGGCCCCGATGTCGGCGAGCAGTATCGTTCGGCAGTGTTCTACCAGAACGAGCAGCAGAAAAAAATAGCCGAGGCGCTGATCGAGCAGCTTAAAAAACGAGGGTACGATGTGGTAACCAGTGTAGAGAAGGGCGGTGAGTTCTGGCAGGCGGAGCTGTACCATCAGGATTATTACGAAAAGACAGGCCATAAGCCCTACTGTCACATTTATCAGAAGCGGTTTTAA
- a CDS encoding NifB/NifX family molybdenum-iron cluster-binding protein has translation MKIIIPLDEYSGPGSQVCDHFGSAPFFATVDMAAGEVQIIDNQNAHHDHGQCTPADSFADIGANAIVVKGIGARAAAKMQSLGIEIYMVGSARTLVDVIEQFGSGILKKLEAQQACQGHGCH, from the coding sequence ATGAAGATCATCATTCCACTCGACGAGTACAGCGGCCCGGGTTCGCAAGTGTGCGATCATTTCGGTAGCGCGCCATTTTTCGCGACTGTCGATATGGCTGCGGGTGAGGTTCAAATCATCGACAATCAGAACGCGCATCACGACCACGGTCAGTGCACCCCGGCCGACAGCTTCGCGGATATTGGTGCCAACGCCATCGTGGTCAAGGGGATCGGCGCGAGGGCGGCAGCGAAGATGCAGAGCCTCGGCATCGAGATTTACATGGTCGGATCAGCCCGGACGTTGGTCGATGTGATCGAACAGTTCGGCAGCGGCATCCTCAAAAAACTCGAAGCCCAGCAAGCCTGTCAGGGTCATGGATGCCATTGA
- a CDS encoding DUF134 domain-containing protein, whose product MPRPMKCRAIAQDPEYRSFGPYCSGKHGADSLVMSFDEFEAIRLADVEGLYQEEAARQMQVSRQTFGNILASARKKLGEMLVQGRTLNVKGGNIMISQEERIFGCAACGYQWSLPHGVARPVECPTCSSQNIHRMSPGGGFGGGRRGGGRCRGFRTGLEQRTGNGEGRCHGNGQGRMRCNCEKGGEA is encoded by the coding sequence ATGCCGAGACCGATGAAATGCAGGGCTATCGCCCAGGATCCCGAGTACCGTTCATTTGGGCCGTATTGTTCTGGCAAGCACGGCGCGGATTCGCTGGTGATGAGCTTCGACGAGTTCGAGGCGATCCGGCTGGCCGACGTGGAGGGGTTGTATCAGGAAGAGGCTGCCCGACAGATGCAGGTTTCGCGCCAGACCTTTGGCAATATCCTGGCTTCGGCGAGGAAAAAACTGGGCGAGATGCTCGTGCAGGGAAGAACGTTAAACGTTAAAGGAGGAAATATCATGATTTCACAAGAGGAAAGAATTTTTGGATGTGCCGCCTGCGGTTACCAGTGGTCGCTGCCCCACGGCGTTGCGCGACCGGTGGAGTGCCCGACCTGTTCGAGTCAAAACATTCACCGTATGTCGCCCGGCGGCGGCTTTGGCGGCGGACGGCGCGGCGGAGGAAGGTGCCGGGGATTCCGCACCGGGCTTGAGCAGCGCACTGGCAATGGCGAAGGGCGCTGCCATGGCAACGGTCAGGGACGGATGAGATGCAATTGCGAAAAGGGAGGTGAGGCATGA